The following coding sequences are from one Sesamum indicum cultivar Zhongzhi No. 13 linkage group LG11, S_indicum_v1.0, whole genome shotgun sequence window:
- the LOC105174688 gene encoding acid phosphatase 1: MFVSTMPGLREAALVLVFLAICCKAVNSRPFWCPTDTANSSGYCLSWRLAVEANNIRAWRTVPTQCSRHIEAYMIAGQYQRDLNLIVGSICSYVDTITLSDDGFDAWILDVDDTCISNLFYYRGKRYGCEPFDPLGFRAWALQGECAAIPDVLRLFNKLVETGFKVFLVTGRDEETLGQATIQNLENQGFLGYQRLILRSGAYKGVSAITYKSEIRKQLVEEGYRIWGNVGDQWSDVQGDYAGNRTFKLPNPMYFIP, translated from the exons ATGTTTGTATCTACGATGCCAGGTTTAAGGGAAGCAGCACTAGTGTTGGTATTCTTGGCGATATGCTGCAAGGCAGTGAACTCAAGGCCCTTCTGGTGCCCAACCGACACCGCCAACTCCTCCGGATACTGCCTTAGCTGGCGCCTCGCGGTCGAGGCCAACAACATCAGAGCGTGGCGGACCGTCCCAACTCAGTGCTCCCGCCACATTGAGGCATACATGATTGCTGGCCAATACCAGCGCGACCTCAACCTCATTGTGGGCAGCATTTGCAGCTACGTCGATACCATTACTCTCTCAGATGATGGCTTCGATGCTTGGATTCTGGACGTGGACGACACCTGCATTTCCAACCTTTTTTATTACAGAGGGAAGCGCTATGG GTGTGAGCCCTTTGATCCATTGGGGTTTAGGGCATGGGCACTGCAAGGAGAATGCGCTGCCATTCCTGATGTTCTGAGACTGTTCAACAAGTTGGTGGAGACGGGGTTTAAGGTATTCCTGGTTACGGGCAGGGACGAAGAAACACTTGGGCAGGCAACCATTCAAAATCTGGAAAACCAAGGATTTTTGGGCTACCAACGTCTCATCTTAAG GAGTGGGGCGTACAAGGGTGTAAGCGCGATAACGTACAAGTCGGAGATACGGAAGCAACTGGTAGAAGAAGGGTACAGAATATGGGGGAACGTGGGGGATCAGTGGAGTGATGTGCAGGGAGACTATGCCGGCAATCGCACCTTTAAGCTTCCTAATCCAATGTATTTTATCCCTTAA
- the LOC105174687 gene encoding BTB/POZ domain-containing protein At3g08570 isoform X1 yields MVWEQSVPSPNFSTSFANRIFSDVAGDITIVVDGESFLLHKFPLVARSGKIRKLVADTKNASLSKLELPNFPGGPEAFELAAKFCYGLNFEITTTNVAPLRCAAEYLEMTEDCREENLVERTQTYLTQVVCQSLDKSVEVLSACESLLPLADEIGIPDTCISAIARNACREQLVSGLSRLDCNSGSLELRDRCLEWWVEDLSVLGIEFYHRVISAMGQSGVRTDSIVASLMHYAQTSLKGIGKPQIWNPARANPSIGENGQKAIVESLVTLFPTEKSSSIPLNFLFGMTRVAIMVDATLACRLELERRIAYRLEMALLDDLLIPSLQTGYSLFDVDTIHRILVHFLQRIEEEEENEECGYESEGMGSPSHGSLLKVGRLVDAYLAEIAPDPYLSLPKFIAMIEVLPDYARVIDDGLYRAIDIYLKAHPMLSEHECKKLCKYIDCQKLSQEACNHAAQNDRLPVHLVVRVLYFEQLRLKNALSGSCGDGLLSQKMSSGVPSAAMSPRDTYASLRRENRELKLEISRMRVRLSDLEKEQVVMKQGMMNKSGGGKTLLTSISRGFGRMGIFKGQEGSGSGKKLQAKEGKSGRSKRYSVS; encoded by the exons ATGGTGTGGGAGCAGTCTGTCCCTTCTCCCAACTTCTCTACCTCTTTTGCCAACCG TATATTCTCGGATGTTGCTGGGGACATCACCATTGTTGTTGATGGAGAATCCTTTCTATTACATAAG TTCCCCTTGGTGGCTCGAAGTGGTAAGATCCGTAAGCTGGTTGCGGATACCAAAAATGCAAGTCTGTCAAAGCTGGAACTCCCCAACTTTCCAGGAGGGCCGGAAGCATTTGAACTGGcagcaaaattttgttatGGCTTGAATTTTGAGATCACAACAACAAATGTTGCCCCCTTGCGATGCGCTGCAGAGTACCTGGAAATGACTGAAGATTGTCGAGAAGAAAACCTCGTAGAACGAACACAAACCTACCTAACTCAAGTTGTATGTCAAAGTCTGGATAAATCAGTTGAGGTTCTGTCTGCCTGTGAGAGTTTACTTCCTCTTGCCGATGAAATTGGAATTCCCGATACATGCATTAGTGCTATTGCCAGGAATGCTTGTAGGGAGCAGCTGGTATCTGGTCTATCTCGATTAGATTGTAATAGTGGATCCTTAGAACTTAGAGACAGGTGTCTTGAGTGGTGGGTCGAAGATCTTTCGGTTTTGGgaattgaattttatcatAGAGTTATTAGTGCCATGGGACAGAGTGGTGTTCGGACAGACAGCATAGTTGCATCTTTGATGCATTATGCGCAGACATCACTAAAGGGTATAGGGAAGCCCCAGATATGGAATCCCGCAAGAGCAAATCCTAGCATAGGAGAAAATGGCCAGAAGGCGATCGTTGAGTCTCTGGTAACTCTATTCCCTACAGAGAAAAGCTCGTCTATTCcgttgaattttttgtttgggaTGACGAGGGTAGCTATTATGGTGGATGCTACTTTGGCATGTAGGCTTGAGCTTGAGAGGAGGATTGCTTATAGATTAGAAATGGCATTACTGGATGATCTGCTTATACCATCACTCCAAACAGGTTATTCCTTGTTCGACGTTGACACCATCCATCGGATTCTGGTACATTTCCTGCAACGGatcgaagaagaagaagagaatgaaGAATGTGGATATGAATCAGAAGGCATGGGGTCTCCGAGCCATGGATCCTTGTTGAAAGTTGGAAGGCTTGTTGATGCTTACTTAGCTGAAATTGCTCCTGACCCTTATTTAAGCCTTCCAAAGTTCATTGCCATGATTGAGGTACTACCTGATTATGCTCGTGTCATTGATGATGGACTCTACAGGGCTATTGACATTTACTTGAAG GCCCATCCAATGTTGAGCGAACACGAATGCAAGAAGCTGTGCAAGTATATAGACTGTCAAAAACTCTCTCAAGAAGCTTGCAACCATGCTGCTCAAAATGATAGACTCCCAGTCCACTTGGTGGTTCGAGTTCTGTATTTCGAGCAGCTTCGGTTGAAGAATGCATTGTCTGGGAGTTGTGGAGACGGATTATTATCGCAAAAAATGAGCAGCGGGGTTCCTAGTGCTGCTATGTCGCCTCGAGATACTTATGCTTCTCTGAGAAGGGAGAATCGGGAACTGAAGCTGGAGATATCAAGAATGCGAGTAAGGCTGAGTGATCTGGAAAAAGAGCAGGTGGTGATGAAACAGGGGATGATGAATAAGTCTGGTGGGGGGAAGACATTGTTAACATCCATATCTAGAGGGTTTGGAAGAATGGGTATATTCAAAGGGCAAGAGGGATCGGGGTCGGGGAAGAAGCTCCAAGCAAAAGAAGGGAAGAGTGGGAGAAGCAAGAGGTATTCTGTATCTTAG
- the LOC105174687 gene encoding BTB/POZ domain-containing protein At3g08570 isoform X2 — MVWEQSVPSPNFSTSFANRIFSDVAGDITIVVDGESFLLHKFPLVARSGKIRKLVADTKNASLSKLELPNFPGGPEAFELAAKFCYGLNFEITTTNVAPLRCAAEYLEMTEDCREENLVERTQTYLTQVVCQSLDKSVEVLSACESLLPLADEIGIPDTCISAIARNACREQLVSGLSRLDCNSGSLELRDRCLEWWVEDLSVLGIEFYHRVISAMGQSGVRTDSIVASLMHYAQTSLKGIGKPQIWNPARANPSIGENGQKAIVESLVTLFPTEKSSSIPLNFLFGMTRVAIMVDATLACRLELERRIAYRLEMALLDDLLIPSLQTGYSLFDVDTIHRILVHFLQRIEEEEENEECGYESEGMGSPSHGSLLKVGRLVDAYLAEIAPDPYLSLPKFIAMIEVLPDYARVIDDGLYRAIDIYLKVSFLVITPYSSAIPLRSSITYFASI; from the exons ATGGTGTGGGAGCAGTCTGTCCCTTCTCCCAACTTCTCTACCTCTTTTGCCAACCG TATATTCTCGGATGTTGCTGGGGACATCACCATTGTTGTTGATGGAGAATCCTTTCTATTACATAAG TTCCCCTTGGTGGCTCGAAGTGGTAAGATCCGTAAGCTGGTTGCGGATACCAAAAATGCAAGTCTGTCAAAGCTGGAACTCCCCAACTTTCCAGGAGGGCCGGAAGCATTTGAACTGGcagcaaaattttgttatGGCTTGAATTTTGAGATCACAACAACAAATGTTGCCCCCTTGCGATGCGCTGCAGAGTACCTGGAAATGACTGAAGATTGTCGAGAAGAAAACCTCGTAGAACGAACACAAACCTACCTAACTCAAGTTGTATGTCAAAGTCTGGATAAATCAGTTGAGGTTCTGTCTGCCTGTGAGAGTTTACTTCCTCTTGCCGATGAAATTGGAATTCCCGATACATGCATTAGTGCTATTGCCAGGAATGCTTGTAGGGAGCAGCTGGTATCTGGTCTATCTCGATTAGATTGTAATAGTGGATCCTTAGAACTTAGAGACAGGTGTCTTGAGTGGTGGGTCGAAGATCTTTCGGTTTTGGgaattgaattttatcatAGAGTTATTAGTGCCATGGGACAGAGTGGTGTTCGGACAGACAGCATAGTTGCATCTTTGATGCATTATGCGCAGACATCACTAAAGGGTATAGGGAAGCCCCAGATATGGAATCCCGCAAGAGCAAATCCTAGCATAGGAGAAAATGGCCAGAAGGCGATCGTTGAGTCTCTGGTAACTCTATTCCCTACAGAGAAAAGCTCGTCTATTCcgttgaattttttgtttgggaTGACGAGGGTAGCTATTATGGTGGATGCTACTTTGGCATGTAGGCTTGAGCTTGAGAGGAGGATTGCTTATAGATTAGAAATGGCATTACTGGATGATCTGCTTATACCATCACTCCAAACAGGTTATTCCTTGTTCGACGTTGACACCATCCATCGGATTCTGGTACATTTCCTGCAACGGatcgaagaagaagaagagaatgaaGAATGTGGATATGAATCAGAAGGCATGGGGTCTCCGAGCCATGGATCCTTGTTGAAAGTTGGAAGGCTTGTTGATGCTTACTTAGCTGAAATTGCTCCTGACCCTTATTTAAGCCTTCCAAAGTTCATTGCCATGATTGAGGTACTACCTGATTATGCTCGTGTCATTGATGATGGACTCTACAGGGCTATTGACATTTACTTGAAG GTTTCTTTCCTAGTTATAACTCCATACTCGAGCGCTATTCCTCTCCGGAGCAGTATTACGTATTTTGCTTCAATATGA
- the LOC105174687 gene encoding BTB/POZ domain-containing protein At3g08570 isoform X3, whose product MVWEQSVPSPNFSTSFANRIFSDVAGDITIVVDGESFLLHKFPLVARSGKIRKLVADTKNASLSKLELPNFPGGPEAFELAAKFCYGLNFEITTTNVAPLRCAAEYLEMTEDCREENLVERTQTYLTQVVCQSLDKSVEVLSACESLLPLADEIGIPDTCISAIARNACREQLVSGLSRLDCNSGSLELRDRCLEWWVEDLSVLGIEFYHRVISAMGQSGVRTDSIVASLMHYAQTSLKGIGKPQIWNPARANPSIGENGQKAIVESLVTLFPTEKSSSIPLNFLFGMTRVAIMVDATLACRLELERRIAYRLEMALLDDLLIPSLQTGYSLFDVDTIHRILVHFLQRIEEEEENEECGYESEGMGSPSHGSLLKVGRLVDAYLAEIAPDPYLSLPKFIAMIEVLPDYARVIDDGLYRAIDIYLKNLYCCCRFLS is encoded by the exons ATGGTGTGGGAGCAGTCTGTCCCTTCTCCCAACTTCTCTACCTCTTTTGCCAACCG TATATTCTCGGATGTTGCTGGGGACATCACCATTGTTGTTGATGGAGAATCCTTTCTATTACATAAG TTCCCCTTGGTGGCTCGAAGTGGTAAGATCCGTAAGCTGGTTGCGGATACCAAAAATGCAAGTCTGTCAAAGCTGGAACTCCCCAACTTTCCAGGAGGGCCGGAAGCATTTGAACTGGcagcaaaattttgttatGGCTTGAATTTTGAGATCACAACAACAAATGTTGCCCCCTTGCGATGCGCTGCAGAGTACCTGGAAATGACTGAAGATTGTCGAGAAGAAAACCTCGTAGAACGAACACAAACCTACCTAACTCAAGTTGTATGTCAAAGTCTGGATAAATCAGTTGAGGTTCTGTCTGCCTGTGAGAGTTTACTTCCTCTTGCCGATGAAATTGGAATTCCCGATACATGCATTAGTGCTATTGCCAGGAATGCTTGTAGGGAGCAGCTGGTATCTGGTCTATCTCGATTAGATTGTAATAGTGGATCCTTAGAACTTAGAGACAGGTGTCTTGAGTGGTGGGTCGAAGATCTTTCGGTTTTGGgaattgaattttatcatAGAGTTATTAGTGCCATGGGACAGAGTGGTGTTCGGACAGACAGCATAGTTGCATCTTTGATGCATTATGCGCAGACATCACTAAAGGGTATAGGGAAGCCCCAGATATGGAATCCCGCAAGAGCAAATCCTAGCATAGGAGAAAATGGCCAGAAGGCGATCGTTGAGTCTCTGGTAACTCTATTCCCTACAGAGAAAAGCTCGTCTATTCcgttgaattttttgtttgggaTGACGAGGGTAGCTATTATGGTGGATGCTACTTTGGCATGTAGGCTTGAGCTTGAGAGGAGGATTGCTTATAGATTAGAAATGGCATTACTGGATGATCTGCTTATACCATCACTCCAAACAGGTTATTCCTTGTTCGACGTTGACACCATCCATCGGATTCTGGTACATTTCCTGCAACGGatcgaagaagaagaagagaatgaaGAATGTGGATATGAATCAGAAGGCATGGGGTCTCCGAGCCATGGATCCTTGTTGAAAGTTGGAAGGCTTGTTGATGCTTACTTAGCTGAAATTGCTCCTGACCCTTATTTAAGCCTTCCAAAGTTCATTGCCATGATTGAGGTACTACCTGATTATGCTCGTGTCATTGATGATGGACTCTACAGGGCTATTGACATTTACTTGAAG AACTTGTACTGCTGCTGCAGGTTTCTTTCCTAG